The Mycolicibacterium hassiacum DSM 44199 genome includes a window with the following:
- a CDS encoding response regulator transcription factor, producing the protein MYRPDGSPIRVLLVDDERALTNLVRMALQYEGWEIDVAHNAREAIDKYHASAPDLLVLDIMLPDQDGIGVLQEIRKSGTYTPTLFLTARDSVDDRVTGLTAGGDDYMTKPFSLEELVARLRGLLRRSAYLTPTDDEILEVGDLRLQASSRTVTRGGEEIALTATEFELLRYLMRNPRRALSRKEILQRVWNYDFGGRTSIVDLYVSYLRRKIDAGREPMIHTVRGVGYLLRSPE; encoded by the coding sequence ATGTACCGGCCCGACGGATCGCCCATCCGCGTCCTGCTCGTCGACGACGAACGCGCGCTCACCAACCTGGTGCGGATGGCCCTGCAATACGAGGGCTGGGAGATCGACGTCGCCCACAACGCCCGCGAGGCGATCGACAAGTACCACGCCAGCGCGCCGGACCTGCTGGTCCTCGACATCATGCTGCCCGACCAGGACGGCATCGGCGTACTGCAGGAGATCCGCAAGTCCGGCACCTACACCCCGACGCTGTTCCTCACCGCCCGCGACTCGGTCGACGACCGGGTGACCGGCCTGACCGCCGGCGGCGACGACTACATGACCAAACCGTTCTCGCTGGAGGAGCTGGTGGCCCGGCTGCGCGGACTGCTGCGCCGCTCGGCCTACCTGACACCCACCGACGACGAGATCCTGGAGGTCGGCGACCTGCGTCTGCAGGCGTCGAGCCGCACCGTCACCCGTGGCGGCGAGGAGATCGCGCTGACCGCCACCGAGTTCGAACTGCTGCGGTACCTGATGCGGAATCCGCGACGAGCGTTGAGCCGCAAGGAGATTCTGCAGCGTGTGTGGAACTACGACTTCGGTGGGCGCACCAGCATCGTCGATCTGTATGTCTCCTACCTTCGCAGGAAGATCGACGCCGGGCGCGAGCCCATGATCCACACCGTGCGCGGCGTCGGCTACCTGTTGCGGTCACCGGAATGA
- a CDS encoding SMP-30/gluconolactonase/LRE family protein codes for MGTSVTPLVDGLAFPEAPRWRDGRLWFSDMIGKRVCTATTDGAVDTVATFDEMPGGLGFLPDGTPLVVGMDSGRLYALNSDVRIHAELRGVAGGHLDDMVVAADGTAYIGAVGEMSPDSGNTAQGTIVRVGADGAVGVEADGLAFPNGMVLAEDGRVLLVNETFAERITAFDIGADGALSDRRVWAELPGMHPDGLAIDADGAVWVGCYAEEKFVRVTAGGGITDTIPTPGRWAVAVELGGDDGRTLFLLTARTDIERFFRGDSHGRIDTACADVPRP; via the coding sequence GTGGGCACATCTGTCACACCACTGGTCGACGGTCTCGCGTTTCCGGAGGCGCCGCGCTGGCGTGACGGCCGGCTGTGGTTCTCCGACATGATCGGCAAGCGGGTATGCACCGCCACGACCGACGGCGCGGTCGACACGGTCGCGACCTTCGACGAGATGCCGGGCGGCCTCGGTTTTCTGCCCGACGGCACCCCGCTGGTGGTGGGCATGGACTCCGGGCGGCTGTATGCGCTGAACTCCGACGTGCGCATCCACGCGGAGCTGCGCGGGGTGGCCGGTGGCCACCTCGACGACATGGTCGTCGCCGCCGACGGGACCGCGTACATCGGCGCGGTCGGCGAGATGAGCCCGGACTCGGGCAACACCGCGCAGGGCACGATCGTGCGGGTCGGCGCCGACGGCGCGGTCGGCGTCGAGGCCGACGGGCTGGCTTTTCCCAACGGGATGGTTCTCGCCGAGGACGGCCGGGTCCTGCTGGTCAACGAAACGTTCGCCGAGCGGATCACCGCGTTCGACATCGGCGCCGACGGTGCGCTGAGCGATCGGCGGGTGTGGGCCGAGCTGCCCGGCATGCACCCGGACGGTCTGGCGATCGACGCCGACGGGGCGGTGTGGGTCGGCTGCTACGCCGAGGAGAAGTTCGTCCGGGTGACCGCGGGCGGCGGAATCACCGACACCATTCCCACGCCGGGACGTTGGGCGGTCGCGGTCGAGCTCGGCGGCGACGACGGGCGCACCCTGTTCCTGCTGACCGCGCGGACCGACATCGAGCGGTTCTTCCGCGGCGACTCGCACGGGCGCATCGACACGGCCTGCGCGGACGTGCCGCGGCCGTGA
- a CDS encoding VOC family protein produces the protein MRVTVDRLYVADPPDAWRQAGFTVEDGICRVGGVRIRLGSTTHPGTGIVGWTLRDLPPHSPDDLDGIPTASSTTAPGEPASHPNGVTSIDHLVLLTPHLARTRDALTAVGLSPRRERDAELGGRPMRQLFYRLSEVVLEVVGAPDAAADGPSKLWGITYVVDDIDATAAFFGEHRTPVKDAVQPGRRITTVRHRAYGMSVATAMISAPIV, from the coding sequence ATGCGGGTCACCGTGGACCGTCTCTACGTGGCCGACCCGCCGGACGCGTGGCGGCAGGCCGGGTTCACCGTCGAGGACGGCATCTGCCGCGTGGGCGGCGTGCGTATCCGGCTGGGGTCGACCACGCACCCCGGTACCGGCATCGTGGGCTGGACGCTGCGCGACCTGCCCCCGCATTCCCCCGACGACCTCGACGGCATACCGACCGCTTCCAGCACGACCGCACCGGGTGAACCGGCGTCCCACCCCAACGGCGTCACCTCGATCGACCATCTCGTGCTGCTCACCCCGCACCTGGCCCGCACCCGCGACGCGCTCACCGCCGTCGGGCTGTCCCCCCGACGGGAACGCGACGCCGAGCTCGGCGGCCGGCCCATGCGCCAGTTGTTCTACCGGCTCTCAGAGGTCGTTCTCGAGGTGGTGGGCGCACCCGACGCCGCGGCGGACGGACCGTCGAAGCTGTGGGGCATCACCTACGTGGTCGACGACATCGACGCCACCGCGGCGTTCTTCGGCGAGCACCGCACCCCGGTGAAGGACGCCGTACAGCCCGGACGCCGGATCACCACGGTTCGTCACCGCGCGTACGGAATGTCGGTCGCGACGGCGATGATCTCGGCGCCTATCGTGTGA
- the rnhA gene encoding ribonuclease HI, translated as MQPVIIHTDGGCRPNPGPGGWGAVLRYRDHVREMCGGEAGITSNNRMELTAPIMALEALTRPSLVHLYTDSTYVRNGITKWLAGWERNGWLTAARQPVKNADLWRRLRAACDQHRVEWFWVKGHAGVPDNELADRLAARGLEQALASA; from the coding sequence GTGCAACCGGTCATCATCCACACCGACGGCGGCTGCCGACCCAATCCGGGTCCCGGCGGCTGGGGCGCTGTTTTGCGCTACCGCGACCACGTCCGCGAAATGTGCGGCGGCGAGGCGGGTATCACCAGCAACAACCGCATGGAACTCACCGCCCCAATCATGGCCCTCGAAGCGCTGACCCGCCCTTCGCTGGTGCATCTCTACACCGACAGCACGTATGTGCGCAACGGCATCACCAAGTGGCTCGCCGGCTGGGAACGCAACGGCTGGCTGACCGCGGCCCGCCAACCGGTGAAGAACGCCGATCTGTGGCGGCGGCTCCGCGCGGCGTGCGACCAGCACCGCGTCGAGTGGTTCTGGGTCAAAGGACATGCGGGCGTCCCCGACAACGAGTTGGCCGATCGACTGGCCGCACGTGGGCTCGAACAGGCCCTGGCGAGCGCGTGA
- a CDS encoding ATP-dependent DNA ligase, which yields MDRFGRVKLTNPDKVLYPATGTTKAEVFEYYINIAEAMIPHIAGRPVTRKRWPNGVEQASFFEKQLASSAPDWLDRATVAHRSGSTTYPLIDSVEGLAWIAQQAALEVHVPQWRFIGEGARRHPGPATRIVFDLDPGEGVSFRLLCRVAREVRDLIADIGLTTYPLTSGSKGLHLYVPLAEPISSRGASVLARRVAQQLEQIMPNQVTATMTKSLRTGKVFVDWSQNNAAKTTIAPYSLRGREHPTVAAPRTWEEIDDPKLRHLAFDEVLDRVAELGDLLAELDEKVPIADRLTTYRSMRDAARTPEPVPIKPPKPGGNNRFVIQEHHARRLHYDLRLERDGVLVSWAVPKNLPDTPSVNHLAVHTEDHPLEYLTFEGTIPKGEYGAGRMVIWDTGTYEAEKFHDVPPDEPGAGGEVIVTLHGTKIDGRYALIQTDGKNWLAHRMKDQKNPRAADLAPMLATEGSISRLTAGQWAFEGKWDGYRVLVDADHGRLEVRSRSGRDVTAEFRQFEALAADLADHHVILDGEAVALDESGVPSFGEMQNRARSTRVEFWAFDVLYLDGRSLLRAKYADRRRVLETLAEGGGLIVPDLLPGDTGAEAMEYARKKGWEGVIAKRLDSTYQPGRRSKSWLKDKIWNHQEVVIGGWRRGEGGRSSDIGSLLMGIPVEGGLQFVGRIGTGFTEKELDKLKKLLEPLATDESPFTERLSGVDARGVSYVRPELVGEVRYSERTSDNRLRQASWRGLRPDKRPDEVVWEQNG from the coding sequence GTGGATCGATTCGGCCGGGTGAAACTCACCAACCCGGACAAGGTGCTCTATCCGGCGACGGGCACCACCAAGGCCGAGGTCTTCGAGTACTACATCAACATCGCCGAAGCCATGATCCCGCACATCGCCGGCCGTCCGGTGACCCGCAAACGCTGGCCCAACGGGGTGGAGCAGGCGTCGTTCTTCGAGAAGCAACTCGCCTCGTCGGCACCGGACTGGCTGGACCGGGCCACCGTGGCGCACCGCTCCGGTTCGACCACCTATCCGCTGATCGACTCGGTCGAAGGGCTGGCGTGGATCGCGCAGCAGGCCGCCCTGGAGGTGCACGTCCCGCAGTGGCGGTTCATCGGTGAGGGCGCCCGCCGCCATCCGGGTCCGGCCACCCGCATCGTGTTCGATCTCGACCCCGGCGAAGGCGTGTCGTTCCGCCTGCTGTGCCGGGTGGCGCGCGAGGTGCGGGACCTGATCGCCGACATCGGGCTGACCACCTATCCGCTCACCAGCGGCAGCAAGGGCCTGCACCTGTATGTGCCGCTGGCGGAGCCGATCAGCTCGCGCGGCGCGTCGGTGCTCGCGCGCCGGGTGGCCCAGCAGCTCGAACAGATCATGCCCAACCAGGTCACCGCGACGATGACCAAGAGCCTGCGGACGGGCAAGGTGTTCGTCGACTGGAGCCAGAACAACGCCGCCAAGACCACGATCGCGCCGTACTCCCTGCGCGGGCGGGAACACCCCACCGTGGCCGCGCCGCGCACCTGGGAGGAGATCGACGACCCGAAACTGCGGCACCTGGCCTTCGACGAGGTGCTCGACCGGGTGGCCGAACTCGGCGACCTGCTGGCCGAACTCGACGAGAAGGTGCCGATCGCCGACCGGCTCACCACCTACCGCAGCATGCGGGATGCGGCGAGAACCCCTGAGCCGGTGCCGATCAAGCCGCCGAAGCCGGGTGGCAACAACCGGTTCGTGATCCAGGAACATCATGCCCGCCGGCTGCACTACGACCTGCGGCTCGAACGCGACGGGGTGCTGGTCAGCTGGGCGGTGCCGAAGAACCTGCCCGACACCCCGTCGGTGAACCATCTCGCGGTGCACACCGAAGACCACCCGCTGGAGTACCTCACCTTCGAGGGCACCATCCCGAAAGGCGAGTACGGTGCGGGCAGGATGGTCATCTGGGACACCGGTACCTACGAGGCCGAGAAGTTCCACGACGTTCCACCCGACGAACCGGGAGCGGGCGGCGAGGTGATCGTCACCCTGCACGGCACCAAGATCGACGGCCGGTACGCGCTGATCCAGACCGACGGCAAGAACTGGCTGGCGCACCGGATGAAGGACCAGAAGAACCCCCGCGCGGCCGATCTCGCGCCGATGCTCGCGACCGAGGGGTCGATCTCCCGGCTGACCGCCGGCCAGTGGGCGTTCGAGGGCAAATGGGACGGCTACCGGGTGCTTGTCGACGCCGACCACGGCCGGCTCGAAGTGCGTTCCCGCAGCGGCCGCGACGTCACCGCTGAGTTCCGCCAATTCGAAGCGCTGGCAGCAGATCTCGCCGACCATCACGTCATCCTCGACGGGGAGGCGGTGGCGCTCGACGAGAGCGGGGTGCCGAGTTTCGGCGAGATGCAGAACCGGGCCCGCTCCACCCGCGTCGAGTTCTGGGCCTTCGACGTGCTCTACCTCGACGGCCGATCGTTGTTGCGGGCCAAGTACGCCGACCGCCGCCGGGTGCTCGAGACGCTGGCCGAGGGCGGCGGCCTGATCGTGCCCGACCTGCTGCCCGGCGACACCGGTGCAGAGGCGATGGAGTACGCGCGCAAGAAGGGCTGGGAGGGGGTGATCGCCAAACGGCTCGACTCCACCTATCAGCCGGGACGCCGGTCGAAGTCGTGGCTGAAGGACAAGATCTGGAACCACCAGGAGGTGGTGATCGGCGGCTGGCGCCGAGGGGAGGGCGGCCGCTCCAGCGACATCGGGTCGCTGCTCATGGGCATTCCCGTCGAGGGCGGACTGCAGTTCGTCGGCCGCATCGGCACCGGGTTCACCGAGAAGGAACTCGACAAGCTCAAGAAACTGCTCGAGCCACTGGCTACCGACGAATCGCCGTTCACCGAGCGGCTTTCCGGCGTCGACGCGCGCGGCGTAAGCTACGTCCGGCCGGAACTGGTGGGTGAGGTCCGCTACAGCGAGCGGACATCGGACAACAGGCTGCGGCAGGCGAGCTGGCGGGGACTGCGCCCGGACAAACGTCCCGACGAAGTGGTGTGGGAGCAGAACGGATAG
- a CDS encoding carbohydrate kinase family protein, with protein sequence MRALVIGEALIDIVTRDGRVVGEHVGGSPLNVAVGLGLLGRSVDLLTYIADDARGRRIIDHLDRAGVGLVRDSVRAARTPTAIATLDEKGSAHYEFDIEWQLTGTAEVRPPLVVHTGSIATVLEPGCRAAAALVDTYRTSATVTFDPNVRPRIIDDTNTARARIERMIEKADVVKASEEDLRFLDPDRSVEQIARTWLDSGPSIVAVTLGARGAAAWCAAGPVRVPAFHVQVVDTVGAGDAFMSGLIDALWSRGLLGAEQRRALAAIGTETLTDVVRTAVLSSALTVSKPGADLPDRETRDAAMESAILG encoded by the coding sequence GTGAGAGCACTGGTCATCGGCGAGGCACTGATCGACATCGTCACCCGCGACGGCCGGGTCGTCGGCGAGCACGTCGGCGGCAGCCCGCTCAACGTCGCGGTCGGGCTGGGGCTGCTGGGCCGTTCGGTGGACCTGCTGACCTATATCGCCGACGACGCGCGCGGGCGGCGCATCATCGATCACCTCGACCGGGCCGGCGTAGGGCTGGTCCGCGACAGTGTGCGGGCCGCACGCACCCCCACCGCGATCGCCACGCTGGACGAAAAAGGCTCGGCGCATTACGAATTCGATATCGAGTGGCAGCTGACCGGCACCGCCGAGGTGCGGCCGCCGCTGGTGGTGCACACCGGGTCGATCGCCACCGTGCTGGAGCCGGGGTGCCGGGCCGCCGCGGCGCTGGTGGACACCTATCGCACGTCGGCGACGGTGACGTTCGACCCCAATGTGCGGCCCCGGATCATCGACGACACCAACACCGCCCGGGCCCGCATCGAGCGGATGATCGAGAAAGCGGATGTGGTCAAGGCCAGCGAAGAGGATCTGCGTTTCCTCGATCCCGACCGCTCGGTCGAGCAGATCGCCCGAACCTGGCTGGACTCGGGGCCGTCGATCGTCGCGGTCACGCTGGGCGCCCGGGGCGCGGCCGCGTGGTGTGCGGCCGGCCCGGTGCGGGTACCCGCGTTCCATGTGCAGGTGGTCGACACCGTCGGAGCCGGGGACGCGTTCATGTCCGGGCTGATCGACGCGCTCTGGTCGCGGGGTTTGCTGGGTGCCGAACAGCGGCGGGCGTTGGCGGCGATCGGCACCGAGACGTTGACCGATGTGGTGCGCACCGCCGTGTTGTCGTCGGCGCTGACGGTGTCGAAGCCGGGAGCGGATCTGCCTGATCGTGAAACCCGCGATGCCGCCATGGAATCAGCCATACTGGGTTGA
- the ku gene encoding non-homologous end joining protein Ku has translation MRSIWKGSIAFGLVNVPVKVYSATEDHDVKFHQVHAKDNGRIRYKRVCEVCGEVVEYRDIARAYESDDGQTVIITDEDLATLPEERSREIEVLEFVPAADIDPMLYDRSYFLEPEGKSTKSYVLLTRTLKETDRVAIVHFTLRNKTRLAALRVQDFSKRDVMTVQTLLWPDEIRDPDFPVLDKKVEIKPAELKMAAQVVDSMTDDFNPDRYHDEYQAQLKELITAKLEGGEAFTTEEQPTELDEETEDVSDLLARLEASVRARRERASGGPGSSDDGETSSSSKAPAKKAPAKKSPAKKTPAKKAAKKSPAKKASAKK, from the coding sequence ATGCGCTCCATCTGGAAGGGTTCCATCGCCTTCGGCCTGGTGAACGTGCCGGTCAAGGTCTACAGCGCGACCGAGGACCATGACGTCAAGTTCCACCAGGTCCACGCGAAGGACAACGGGCGCATCCGTTACAAGCGGGTCTGCGAGGTCTGCGGCGAAGTCGTGGAATATCGCGATATCGCGCGGGCTTACGAGTCCGACGACGGCCAGACCGTGATCATCACCGACGAGGATCTGGCCACCCTGCCCGAGGAACGCAGCCGCGAGATCGAGGTGCTGGAGTTCGTTCCGGCCGCCGACATCGACCCGATGCTCTACGACCGCAGCTACTTCCTCGAGCCGGAAGGCAAGTCGACGAAGTCGTACGTGTTGTTGACCCGCACGCTCAAGGAGACCGACCGGGTCGCGATCGTGCACTTCACGCTGCGCAACAAGACGCGACTGGCCGCGCTGCGGGTGCAGGACTTCTCCAAGCGCGATGTGATGACCGTGCAGACGCTGTTGTGGCCCGACGAGATCCGCGATCCCGACTTCCCGGTGTTGGACAAGAAGGTCGAGATCAAACCCGCGGAACTGAAGATGGCCGCGCAGGTCGTCGACTCGATGACCGACGACTTCAACCCGGACCGCTACCACGACGAGTACCAGGCCCAGCTCAAGGAGCTGATCACCGCGAAACTCGAAGGCGGCGAAGCGTTCACGACCGAAGAGCAGCCGACCGAACTCGACGAGGAGACCGAGGACGTCTCCGACCTGCTGGCCAGACTGGAGGCCAGCGTGCGGGCGCGGCGCGAACGCGCCTCCGGCGGACCCGGCTCCTCCGACGACGGCGAGACCTCGTCGAGCAGCAAGGCACCCGCCAAGAAGGCGCCCGCGAAGAAATCCCCCGCCAAGAAGACCCCGGCGAAGAAGGCCGCCAAGAAGAGTCCCGCGAAGAAGGCGAGCGCCAAGAAATAG
- a CDS encoding SDR family oxidoreductase, with product MILDRFRLDDRVAVVTGAGRGLGAAIALAFAEVGADVLIAARTQAQLEEVAKQVEALGRKAHIVAADLAHPDETAKLAAAAVDAFGRLDIVVNNIGGTMPAALLDTSTKQLRDAFTFNVATAHALTTAAVPLMLEHSGGGSIINITSAIGRLAGRGFAAYGTAKAALAHYTRLTALDLSPRIRVNAIAPGSIVTPALDIVASNDELRKPMEDATPLRRLGQPEDIAAAAVYLASPAGSYLTGKTIEVDGGLTYPNLSMPIPDL from the coding sequence GTGATCCTGGACAGGTTCCGGTTGGACGACCGCGTCGCCGTGGTGACCGGCGCGGGTCGCGGCCTCGGCGCGGCGATCGCGCTGGCGTTCGCGGAAGTCGGTGCGGACGTGCTGATTGCGGCGCGTACCCAGGCGCAGCTCGAGGAGGTCGCCAAGCAGGTCGAAGCGCTCGGCCGCAAGGCGCACATCGTCGCCGCCGACCTCGCCCACCCGGATGAGACCGCCAAGCTCGCCGCCGCGGCGGTGGACGCGTTCGGACGACTAGACATCGTCGTGAACAACATCGGCGGGACCATGCCCGCGGCGCTGCTCGACACCTCGACCAAACAGCTGCGCGACGCGTTCACCTTCAACGTCGCCACCGCGCACGCACTGACGACGGCGGCGGTGCCGTTGATGCTGGAGCACTCCGGCGGCGGCAGCATCATCAACATCACCTCGGCGATCGGCCGGCTCGCCGGACGCGGGTTCGCCGCCTACGGCACCGCCAAGGCCGCGCTCGCCCACTACACCCGGCTGACGGCGCTCGACCTGTCCCCGCGCATCCGGGTCAACGCGATCGCACCCGGCTCGATCGTCACTCCCGCGCTCGACATCGTGGCGTCCAACGACGAGCTGCGAAAACCGATGGAGGACGCCACCCCGCTGCGCCGGCTGGGCCAGCCCGAGGACATCGCCGCGGCCGCGGTCTATCTGGCCTCACCCGCCGGCAGCTACCTCACCGGCAAGACGATCGAGGTCGACGGCGGCCTGACCTACCCGAACCTGAGCATGCCCATCCCCGACCTGTGA
- a CDS encoding NAD(P)H-dependent amine dehydrogenase family protein, giving the protein MPFRVAAVGTGNVGRHALTQLITNPDYELTGVWVSSSAKAGRDAGELAGLDVSTGISATTDLDDILAARPDCVVYTAMADNRLPEALEDYRRILAAGVNVVGSSAVFLQYPWQVLPDEMIAPIEEAARSGNASIFVNGIDPGFANDLLPLALAGTCQSVEQIRCMEIVNYDTYDSATVMFDVMGFGKPIDELPMLLQPGVLSLAWGSVVRQLAAGLGIELDAVTETFEREPAPEDFDIAAGHIRKGTAAALRFEVRGIKDGRVAVVLEHVTRLRDDLRPDWPRPAQQGGSYRIEITGEPSYSVDLCLRSRNGDHNHAGLVATAARIVNAIPAVVSAAPGIVTTLGLPVITGKGLYAET; this is encoded by the coding sequence ATGCCGTTCAGAGTCGCCGCGGTCGGCACCGGCAACGTGGGACGCCATGCGCTGACCCAGTTGATCACCAACCCGGACTACGAGCTCACCGGGGTGTGGGTGTCGTCGTCGGCGAAGGCCGGCCGCGACGCCGGAGAGCTTGCCGGACTGGATGTTTCAACCGGCATCAGTGCCACGACCGACCTGGACGACATCCTGGCCGCCCGCCCCGACTGCGTCGTCTACACCGCGATGGCCGACAATCGGCTGCCCGAGGCGCTCGAGGACTACCGCCGCATCCTCGCCGCCGGCGTCAACGTCGTCGGCAGCAGCGCGGTGTTCCTGCAGTACCCGTGGCAGGTGCTGCCCGACGAGATGATCGCCCCGATCGAGGAGGCCGCCAGGTCGGGCAATGCGTCGATCTTCGTCAACGGCATCGACCCGGGTTTCGCCAACGACCTGCTGCCGCTGGCGCTGGCCGGCACCTGTCAGAGCGTCGAGCAGATCCGCTGCATGGAGATCGTCAACTACGACACCTACGACAGCGCCACGGTGATGTTCGACGTGATGGGCTTCGGCAAGCCGATCGACGAGCTGCCGATGCTGCTGCAACCCGGTGTGCTCAGCCTCGCCTGGGGGTCGGTGGTACGTCAGCTCGCCGCCGGACTGGGCATCGAACTCGACGCGGTGACCGAGACTTTCGAGCGCGAACCCGCCCCCGAGGACTTCGACATCGCCGCCGGCCACATCCGCAAGGGCACCGCCGCCGCGCTGCGCTTCGAGGTGCGCGGGATCAAGGACGGCAGGGTCGCGGTCGTGCTGGAACACGTGACCCGGCTGCGCGACGATCTGCGCCCGGACTGGCCGCGGCCCGCGCAGCAGGGCGGTTCGTACCGCATCGAGATCACCGGTGAGCCGTCCTACTCGGTCGACCTGTGCCTGCGCAGCCGCAACGGCGACCACAACCATGCCGGCCTCGTTGCCACGGCCGCGCGTATCGTCAACGCGATCCCCGCCGTGGTGTCCGCCGCACCCGGCATCGTCACCACCCTCGGCTTGCCGGTGATCACCGGTAAAGGGCTGTACGCTGAGACCTGA
- a CDS encoding Nramp family divalent metal transporter, protein MASDAEPRVRPSFTLLGPAFVAAVAYVDPGNVAANVSAGAQFGFLLVWVIVVANVMACLVQYLSAKLGLVSGQSLPEAVGARMRRGRRLAYWVQAELVAMATDLAEVVGGAIALYLLFDLPLFIGGVITGVVSLVLLAAKDRRGQQAFERVITGLLLVIAIGFLVSLVVAPPPVDEVTAGLVPRFAGTESVLIAAAMLGATVMPHAVYLHSGLARDRHGHPVGPMRRMLLHVTRWDVGIAMVVAGAVNLSMVLVAATNLEGRTDTDSIEGAHAAVFEALGPTVALLFALALLASGLASSSVGAYAGAMIMQGLLRVSVPMLARRFVTLLPALAVLALGLDPSRALVLSQVVLSFGIPFALIPLVRLTSDRTLMGEDVNHRLTTVFGWVVAALISVLNVVLIYLTVTGG, encoded by the coding sequence ATGGCAAGCGACGCCGAGCCGCGGGTGCGGCCCAGCTTCACGCTGCTCGGACCGGCCTTCGTCGCCGCCGTCGCCTACGTCGACCCCGGCAACGTCGCCGCCAACGTCAGCGCGGGCGCCCAGTTCGGGTTCCTGCTGGTCTGGGTGATCGTGGTCGCCAACGTCATGGCGTGCCTGGTGCAGTACCTGTCGGCGAAGCTGGGGCTGGTCAGCGGGCAGTCGCTGCCCGAGGCGGTCGGCGCCCGGATGCGTCGCGGCCGGCGGCTGGCGTACTGGGTGCAGGCCGAATTGGTGGCCATGGCAACGGATCTCGCCGAGGTGGTGGGCGGCGCGATCGCGCTGTACCTGTTGTTCGACCTGCCGCTGTTCATCGGCGGGGTGATCACCGGCGTGGTGTCGCTGGTGTTGTTGGCGGCCAAGGACCGCCGCGGTCAGCAGGCGTTCGAGCGGGTCATCACCGGGTTGTTGCTGGTGATCGCGATCGGGTTCCTGGTCAGCCTGGTGGTGGCGCCGCCGCCGGTCGACGAGGTGACCGCGGGGCTGGTGCCGCGGTTCGCCGGCACCGAGAGCGTGCTGATCGCCGCGGCGATGCTGGGCGCGACGGTCATGCCGCACGCGGTGTATCTGCACTCGGGTCTGGCCCGCGACCGGCACGGTCACCCGGTGGGCCCGATGCGCCGCATGCTGCTGCACGTCACCCGCTGGGACGTGGGCATCGCGATGGTGGTGGCCGGCGCGGTGAACCTGTCGATGGTGCTGGTCGCGGCCACCAACCTGGAGGGCCGGACGGACACCGACTCGATCGAGGGCGCCCACGCCGCGGTGTTCGAGGCGCTGGGGCCGACGGTGGCGTTGCTGTTCGCGCTCGCGCTGCTGGCGTCGGGGCTGGCATCGTCGTCGGTGGGCGCCTACGCCGGCGCGATGATCATGCAGGGTCTGCTGCGGGTGTCGGTCCCGATGCTGGCGCGCCGCTTCGTCACCCTGTTGCCGGCGCTGGCGGTGCTGGCGCTCGGGCTGGACCCCAGCCGGGCCCTGGTGTTGTCGCAGGTGGTGTTGTCGTTCGGCATACCGTTCGCGTTGATCCCGCTGGTGCGGCTGACCAGCGACCGCACCCTGATGGGCGAGGACGTCAACCACCGGCTGACCACGGTGTTCGGCTGGGTGGTGGCGGCATTGATTAGTGTGCTCAACGTGGTGCTGATCTACCTGACGGTGACGGGCGGCTGA